Proteins from a genomic interval of Rosa chinensis cultivar Old Blush chromosome 2, RchiOBHm-V2, whole genome shotgun sequence:
- the LOC112189615 gene encoding protein DJ-1 homolog B has product MASASPAKKVLVPIANGKEPVDAVIAVDVLRRAGADVTVASVEKQLRVEACHGVKIIADALVSHCGQSSFDLITLPGGMPGTTNLKNSESYEHILETLFHLCNGCVYMVCNPAIANEKITYYLLILILIKLTFTVV; this is encoded by the exons ATGGCTTCTGCTTCTCCCGCCAAGAAG GTTCTGGTTCCGATTGCGAATGGCAAGGAGCCGGTGGACGCGGTGATCGCCGTCGATGTTCTGCGCCGAGCCGGAGCTGATGTCACTGTGGCTTCTGTGGAGAAGCAACTGAGGGTTGAGGCTTGTCATGGGGTTAAGATCATCGCTGATGCTTTGGTTTCGCACTGTGGCCAGAGCTCCTTCGATCTCATTACTCTACCT GGAGGGATGCCAGGTACTACCAATCTTAAGAATAGTGAAAGCTATGAACATATACTCGAGACTCTTTTTCATCTGTGCAATGGTTGTGTGTATATGGTATGTAATCCAGCCATCGCAAATGAGAAGATAACATATTATCTTCTCATCCTGATCCTCATAAAACTCACATTTACAGTAGTATAA